The following coding sequences lie in one Caproicibacterium argilliputei genomic window:
- a CDS encoding ammonium transporter, which produces MNSGDTAFVLVSAALVLLMTPGLAFFYGGLGRRKNVVNNMMNSFFIMGVAIVMWVAVGYSLSFGSDHGGVIGSLQWAFFQGVGESAGPYSKTIPHMAFAVFQMMFAVITPALITGAVAGRMRFKALFFFVIFWSLLVYYPVAHMVWGQGGLLAKLGSVDFAGGNVVHITSGVSGLVLCLLLGKRNGYEHVNYRVHNIPFVALGAALLWFGWFGFNAGSALAANGLAVHAFTTTALSAAAAMVSWMLIDVLTNKAPTLVGASTGLVVGLVAITPGAGFVPVWASLIIGLLVSPICYFAVSVLKKKFGYDDALDAFGCHGVGGIWGGIATGLFAQKSINPVAQWDGLVFGDVRLFGAQLLSIVVTIAVAVVGTLICAAVVKLITPLRVDSRDEQIGLDLSQHGERAYPSFNGLDD; this is translated from the coding sequence ATGAATTCAGGAGATACTGCTTTTGTGCTGGTTTCAGCGGCGCTGGTGCTGCTGATGACCCCCGGACTTGCATTTTTTTACGGCGGCCTTGGGCGGCGCAAAAATGTGGTGAACAACATGATGAATTCCTTCTTCATCATGGGGGTTGCCATTGTCATGTGGGTGGCAGTGGGGTATTCGCTGTCGTTTGGCAGCGATCACGGCGGCGTGATTGGCAGCCTGCAGTGGGCATTTTTTCAGGGAGTCGGTGAGAGTGCGGGGCCGTACAGCAAAACCATTCCGCACATGGCGTTTGCTGTGTTTCAGATGATGTTTGCGGTCATTACGCCGGCACTGATTACCGGTGCTGTTGCGGGGCGGATGCGGTTTAAAGCGCTGTTCTTTTTCGTGATTTTTTGGTCGCTGCTGGTCTACTATCCGGTTGCGCACATGGTCTGGGGGCAGGGCGGTCTTTTGGCGAAGCTTGGTTCGGTAGACTTTGCCGGCGGCAATGTGGTACATATCACCTCCGGTGTGAGCGGCCTGGTGCTGTGTCTGCTGCTTGGAAAGCGCAACGGTTACGAACACGTGAATTACCGGGTACATAACATTCCGTTCGTCGCGCTCGGTGCGGCACTGCTGTGGTTTGGCTGGTTCGGTTTCAACGCCGGCAGCGCACTGGCAGCAAACGGGCTTGCGGTGCACGCTTTCACGACAACGGCGCTTTCTGCGGCGGCAGCCATGGTGTCCTGGATGCTGATTGACGTGCTGACCAACAAAGCGCCGACGCTGGTGGGCGCCAGCACGGGGCTGGTGGTTGGTTTGGTTGCCATTACGCCGGGCGCCGGTTTTGTGCCGGTGTGGGCGTCCCTGATTATCGGTCTGCTGGTCAGCCCCATTTGCTACTTTGCGGTTTCGGTGCTCAAGAAAAAGTTCGGCTATGACGATGCACTGGACGCTTTCGGCTGCCACGGCGTCGGCGGTATCTGGGGCGGGATTGCGACCGGCCTGTTTGCACAGAAGAGCATCAATCCGGTTGCCCAGTGGGACGGCTTGGTCTTTGGCGATGTGCGTCTGTTTGGCGCGCAGCTGCTGAGCATTGTCGTGACCATCGCGGTTGCCGTGGTGGGAACCCTAATTTGCGCGGCGGTTGTCAAGCTGATTACGCCCCTGCGCGTGGATTCGCGCGACGAGCAAATCGGGCTGGATCTTTCCCAGCACGGCGAGCGTGCGTATCCGTCCTTTAACGGACTGGACGACTGA
- a CDS encoding P-II family nitrogen regulator — translation MIKIEAIVREEKMEDVKEALQKIQVRGLTVSQVMGCGTQMGYTEQVRGSKIHINMLPKIKFEIIVSTEEWERKTIDAICAAAHTGNVGDGKIFSYEIREAVRIRTGESGTDAIQPGEDPADD, via the coding sequence ATGATTAAAATTGAAGCGATTGTGCGCGAAGAAAAGATGGAAGACGTCAAGGAAGCCCTGCAGAAAATCCAGGTGCGCGGGCTGACAGTTTCCCAGGTTATGGGCTGCGGTACCCAGATGGGTTACACGGAGCAGGTTCGTGGCAGCAAAATACACATCAATATGCTGCCGAAAATTAAGTTTGAAATCATTGTTTCTACTGAGGAATGGGAGCGCAAAACCATTGATGCCATTTGCGCGGCGGCGCATACCGGCAATGTCGGTGACGGCAAAATCTTCAGCTACGAAATTCGCGAAGCGGTGCGCATCCGCACTGGCGAAAGCGGAACTGACGCAATTCAGCCCGGTGAGGATCCGGCTGACGATTAA
- a CDS encoding type 2 periplasmic-binding domain-containing protein encodes MKGKRILAALLAGCMVTAGLAGCGESTGGGSSGSTGSTATSGKVKLTALFVKHSLTKDVTKMKWLQQLEDKAGVEIEWQQISADWDQKKSAMFASGEIPDLLFNAVDASGSDFVQYNGLFADMTSLIEKDAPNISQMFKDHPETKTLVTTTDSKIYATPSYQALWPKTNGTMYINKTWLDNLGLKVPTTWDELEQVLLAFKSKDANKNGSTSDEIPMDFNGFDGAYGLKNLLGSTGMQITGISPLGYFAEDGKIKNYYVDDRFKTVMKFVQKLYKEGLINKEAVTQDYSKFQSVARGSGKTAKVGFTWGWEAGDRFGNELKDQYVAIPQLKESTDTQKVCYSYDYYDLNYRSNSVAMSNQCKDKDAAMKFIDAFYNEKNSIQVLFGGMNDTDKGTKENSDGTYEVLAPADTSIDPGTWKWTNTFADDGPLYIRDEMKTKLKLGTDMQAVTKEKSVYDDVLNTVDPKKNVYPQQFMKYNQDDINTMAMNQANITNITDQTWSTWMTNANKNIDSEWSAFVTSLNNAGLTKNLEIRQKAYDEYLKTVK; translated from the coding sequence ATGAAAGGAAAGCGGATTTTGGCAGCGCTTCTTGCGGGCTGTATGGTCACTGCGGGCTTGGCGGGCTGCGGAGAAAGCACGGGGGGCGGCAGCTCAGGCAGCACCGGCAGCACCGCCACAAGCGGTAAAGTAAAACTGACAGCCCTGTTTGTGAAGCATTCCTTAACAAAGGATGTTACTAAAATGAAATGGCTGCAGCAGCTGGAAGACAAGGCCGGCGTCGAAATCGAGTGGCAGCAGATTTCTGCTGACTGGGATCAGAAAAAGAGCGCGATGTTTGCCAGCGGCGAAATTCCGGATCTTCTGTTTAACGCGGTCGATGCTTCTGGCTCCGACTTTGTACAGTATAACGGGCTGTTTGCAGACATGACCTCCCTGATTGAAAAGGACGCTCCGAATATTTCGCAGATGTTTAAGGACCATCCGGAAACGAAAACCCTGGTTACCACCACAGACAGCAAAATCTACGCAACACCGTCTTATCAGGCACTCTGGCCCAAGACCAACGGAACCATGTATATCAACAAAACCTGGCTGGATAACCTCGGCTTGAAAGTGCCGACCACGTGGGATGAGCTGGAGCAGGTTCTGCTGGCTTTCAAGTCAAAGGATGCCAACAAAAACGGCAGTACCTCTGATGAAATTCCGATGGACTTCAACGGCTTTGACGGCGCTTACGGGCTGAAAAACCTGCTGGGCAGCACCGGTATGCAGATTACCGGCATTTCTCCGCTGGGATATTTTGCAGAGGACGGCAAGATTAAAAATTACTATGTTGACGACCGCTTCAAAACGGTGATGAAGTTCGTACAGAAGCTGTATAAAGAAGGCCTGATTAATAAGGAAGCCGTTACACAGGACTACTCCAAATTCCAGTCTGTGGCACGCGGCAGCGGCAAAACCGCCAAGGTTGGCTTTACCTGGGGCTGGGAGGCTGGCGACCGCTTCGGCAATGAGCTTAAAGACCAGTACGTTGCCATTCCGCAGCTGAAGGAAAGCACGGATACCCAGAAAGTCTGCTACTCTTACGATTACTATGACTTGAACTACCGCTCCAACAGCGTCGCCATGAGCAACCAGTGCAAGGATAAGGACGCCGCCATGAAGTTTATTGATGCGTTTTATAACGAGAAAAACAGCATTCAGGTGCTGTTTGGCGGCATGAACGATACCGACAAGGGGACCAAAGAAAACAGTGACGGTACGTATGAAGTCCTTGCTCCGGCAGACACCTCCATCGACCCTGGCACATGGAAGTGGACCAATACCTTTGCGGATGACGGCCCGCTGTATATCCGCGATGAAATGAAAACCAAACTGAAGCTCGGCACGGATATGCAGGCAGTCACCAAGGAAAAGTCGGTTTACGACGACGTGCTGAACACGGTCGACCCGAAGAAGAACGTGTATCCGCAGCAGTTTATGAAGTACAACCAGGATGACATCAACACTATGGCGATGAATCAGGCGAACATCACCAACATTACCGACCAGACATGGTCCACCTGGATGACAAATGCCAACAAAAACATTGACAGCGAGTGGAGTGCTTTCGTAACCTCACTCAACAATGCAGGGCTGACCAAAAACCTGGAAATCCGTCAGAAGGCTTATGACGAATACCTGAAAACCGTCAAATAA
- a CDS encoding sigma-E processing peptidase SpoIIGA, which yields MYVDVLVAVNLLIDYLLLLLVTKFLHMTVHRRRLLLGALVGAVGSLVILLPPFPPAVDFLVKLSLCLPVALAAFGFQGCRAFFRQVFSFFLLSFAFAGVLVAIWYFLAPSGLFVKNSVVYFDVPPLLLIGLTLLSYFVLRLLQRVTGRGPLQHTVCQLKLTLGGQTCVLQARVDTGCSLKEPFSGLPVVVAEKDALPPPPKTPARVIPFTSVGGEGLLQAWRAESCTLVFPGGGICRAACYVAYAEKKLSGGEYQALIPPYLLEGGIEKTQKSVEYGRKENGHAGKTEKMAPPLACRTGSLHQRPRNAAAAAHKGGRGKNLRGN from the coding sequence GTGTACGTGGATGTGCTGGTCGCGGTCAACCTGCTGATTGATTATCTGCTGCTGCTGCTTGTGACCAAATTTTTGCACATGACCGTGCACCGACGCAGGCTGCTTTTGGGTGCGCTGGTTGGGGCAGTCGGCTCGCTGGTCATCTTGCTGCCGCCATTTCCGCCAGCGGTCGATTTCCTGGTGAAGCTGAGCCTTTGCCTGCCGGTTGCACTGGCCGCATTTGGGTTTCAGGGATGCCGCGCGTTTTTTCGGCAAGTGTTTTCTTTCTTTCTGCTGAGCTTTGCGTTTGCCGGTGTTCTGGTGGCAATCTGGTATTTTCTTGCGCCCAGCGGTCTGTTTGTCAAAAACAGCGTGGTCTACTTTGATGTGCCGCCGCTGCTGCTGATTGGTCTGACGCTGCTCAGCTACTTTGTGCTCCGCCTGCTGCAGCGGGTGACCGGCCGCGGCCCGCTGCAGCACACCGTCTGTCAGCTGAAGCTGACACTGGGCGGACAGACCTGCGTGCTGCAGGCGCGGGTAGACACAGGCTGCTCGCTGAAAGAGCCTTTTTCTGGGCTGCCGGTGGTGGTTGCGGAAAAGGATGCGCTGCCGCCGCCGCCCAAAACGCCGGCCAGGGTGATTCCGTTTACCTCGGTCGGTGGGGAAGGGCTGCTGCAGGCGTGGCGGGCAGAGTCCTGCACGCTGGTGTTCCCAGGGGGTGGCATCTGCCGCGCAGCGTGTTACGTTGCTTACGCAGAAAAAAAGCTTTCCGGCGGCGAATATCAAGCGCTGATTCCGCCGTATTTGCTGGAGGGTGGAATCGAAAAAACACAAAAATCCGTGGAATATGGAAGAAAGGAAAATGGGCATGCTGGAAAAACTGAAAAGATGGCTCCGCCGCTTGCTTGCCGCACCGGTTCATTACATCAACGGCCCCGAAACGCTGCCGCCGCCGCTCACAAAGGAGGAAGAGGCAAAAATTTACGCGGAAATTGA
- the sigE gene encoding RNA polymerase sporulation sigma factor SigE yields the protein MLAAPVHYINGPETLPPPLTKEEEAKIYAEIEAGTPNAREPLITHNLRLVVYIAKKFESPGAGAEDLISIGTIGLIKAVNTFRPEKKIKLATYASRCIENEILMYLRKSSQLKNEISIDDPLNVDWDGNELLLADVLGSADDTVSVGLEEESERRVLLSAVCALPARERQIMEMRFGLNCRKEHTQKQVADALGISQSYISRLEKRIIARLKRDLEKAG from the coding sequence TTGCTTGCCGCACCGGTTCATTACATCAACGGCCCCGAAACGCTGCCGCCGCCGCTCACAAAGGAGGAAGAGGCAAAAATTTACGCGGAAATTGAGGCGGGCACACCCAATGCAAGGGAACCGCTGATTACACACAACCTGCGGTTGGTGGTATACATAGCCAAAAAGTTTGAATCACCGGGTGCAGGTGCAGAGGATCTCATTTCCATCGGTACCATTGGTCTGATTAAGGCGGTCAATACATTCCGCCCAGAAAAAAAGATTAAGCTGGCGACTTATGCGTCGCGCTGTATTGAAAATGAGATTTTGATGTACTTGCGGAAGTCCAGCCAACTCAAAAATGAAATTTCCATTGATGACCCGCTGAATGTGGATTGGGACGGAAATGAACTTTTGCTTGCGGATGTGCTTGGCAGCGCTGACGACACGGTCAGTGTCGGTCTGGAAGAAGAAAGCGAGCGTCGGGTGCTGCTTTCTGCCGTGTGTGCCCTGCCCGCGCGCGAGCGTCAGATTATGGAGATGCGGTTCGGATTAAATTGCAGAAAGGAGCATACACAGAAACAGGTCGCAGACGCACTGGGCATTTCGCAGTCGTATATTTCACGCCTGGAGAAACGAATTATTGCCAGACTAAAGCGTGACCTTGAAAAGGCCGGCTGA